The proteins below are encoded in one region of Lactuca sativa cultivar Salinas chromosome 3, Lsat_Salinas_v11, whole genome shotgun sequence:
- the LOC111877060 gene encoding uncharacterized protein LOC111877060: protein MVGFHLPGDPYFPNQGNDGWIVEDPEEDSEEEPMEDEETMEDEEPMEEEESVDGEEEEEEEEEEEDSDGTDSEPEVYNPHPTPVPPQHYQGPTPQWAEIIHRWSREQGQRPPYGMQWGFYDLSRGGSADRALPVIVHRVTLHEEQTRINTRHLMEVGATSQVNSVRIRRLDDDHDRTRDRTELLRREMASTQAEVQELREHRDALEGRPTDAKRQADESRKTPPRRNPRRGGAARAPPLPPPPPPPPQFDPVMF from the exons ATGGTAGGATTTCACTTACCGGGTGACCCCTATTTCCCCAACCAAGGGAATGATGGTTGGATtgtggaagacccagaggaagatTCTGAAGAGGAACCCATGGAGGATGAGGAAACCATGGAGGATGAAGAACCCATGGAAGAGGAAGAATCAGTAGAcggtgaggaagaagaagaagaagaagaagaagaagaagactcagATGGAACCGATTCGGAACCCGAAGTTTACAATCCACACCCTACCCCTGTTCCTCCACAACACTATCAGGGCCCGACGCCCCAATGGGCTGAAATTATACATCGATGGAGCCGAGAGCAAGGCCAACGACCTCCCTATGGCATGCAATGGGGTTTCTACGATCTTAGCAGAGGAGGGTCAGCCGACCGAGCCCTCCCTGTCATAGTTCACCGTGTCACACTCCACGAAGAGCAAACAAGAATTAACACACGACATCTCATGGAAGTTGGTGCCACCAGCCAAGTCAACTCCGTTCGTATTCGTCGGTTGGATGATGACCACGATCGAACTCGAGACCGCACCGAGCTTCTTCGACGGGAGATGGCCTCGACCCAAGCTGAAGTACAAGAACTCCGAGAACACCGAGATGCTCTAGAAGGACGTCCGACAGACGCAAAACGCCAGGCGGATGAATCCAGA AAAACGCCACCTCGTAGAAATCCTAGACGTGGCGGCGCCGCAAGAGCTCcaccactgccaccaccacctccaccaccccctcaGTTCGACCCGGTAATGTTCTAG